DNA sequence from the Marinitoga sp. 1197 genome:
TAAAACTGGATCAAATCTAATAGCGGAAGAAGCTGCTTGATAAAAATAATAACGCAAATATTTATTACCTTTTTTAGATAAAGGCTTGTGATTATTAGAAACTTTACCAGAATCGTTTAAATCCCAACGAATACCAGCAAAAGATGCCAACTTAGAATCAGAGGAAAAATTATGGTTCTCTTCCAAAAACAGTGGGTAAAAAAAGAAAAAATATGATATTATATGAATGAAAGAAAATAGGATCTTCAAAAATAGAGGAAAAAGAAAGTAACGGCAAAGCAAAAAAGATTACACAAAGGTAAACAGGGAAAAATTAGCAAAATTAGAGAGAGGGGAAACAAAGAAGTAGAAAAAAGGGACGAAATCAAACTGAAAAGTAGTATGAAAAGCAGAAACCAAAAGAATGAATCAAAAAGATTCGCTAATTTGAAAGATTGAAATTTCAAAAAAAAAAAATAAATAATAAAAATAGTCAATAGTAAGTATGTATATTATCTCCGAACAAAATTAGAACGAGTTGATTTAATAGAAGTAAGTAAATCATCTCTACCCATATCATGAGCTAAAAAAGCAGAAGCAATAAAAAATAGATTAATAAGATTAGCTTCAAGAGCAACGGAATTAGTAAAGCGTAATTTAGTATGGGATAAAATAGATTCTAACCTTGAAAAAAGAGATTCAATAAGAGGACGTTTAGAATAATTCTTTTTAAAAAAGTCGGAATTTCTAAAAAGAAACATTCTAAAATTATTTTTAGAATAATTTTGATAACGATAACAATTTAATTTTGAACAAGAATCTGGTTTATCTTCTTTAACAAAGGGACATAACATTTTGCTTCGCAAAAAAATACAAAAGATAATACAAAAAATAATATTAAAAAATTTAGAATAAAATAAAAGAATCATACAGCTGCGCAGCATGATTCAGGGGTATGTTGAACTGAATTAGAACGCAAAGGAATAAAAGCAGAACCATCAAAAACAAGATGAACAAAATCATAAATCTTAGCAGAATCATAACCTTTATCAGCAAGGACCTTAGAACCAGTAAATTCAAGATAACCCATACATTTTGCTTCGCAAAAAATAAAAGGATAAAATAATTAAAATAAAAAATAAAAGAATCATACAGCATGCGCAGCATGATTCAGGAATATTTAAAAAAGAAATAACATGAGCCTTATAACCAACATAGAACATAACTTTTTTAGGATTACCTTCTTTATCATAAAATTTGACATTATCATTAGAAATGGGTTTAACTCCATAATCAGCATCAAGAGGAGAAGAATAATAGTCCTTAAACTTATTAGTATTATTACCAAGTTTAAAAGACTTAAAATTATTAAAATGAGAATCAACATTTGCTTTGCAAAAAGCAAATGGATAAAATAATTAAAATAAAAATATAAAATAAATCATGCAGCTTGCGCAGCATGATTTGGAAAAGAATCAACAGCTAAAAATTCAGTAGAGATAAAACCAGAAGAAATACCTTTAAACAAAAGATCAGTAATAAGAAGGTAAATAATATTAATATCAAAAGATTTTCTAAACATAGAAAAAGTAGATTTAGCAGGAACATAATT
Encoded proteins:
- a CDS encoding transposase, encoding MEENHNFSSDSKLASFAGIRWDLNDSGKVSNNHKPLSKKGNKYLRYYFYQAASSAIRFDPVLKAYYGTKRRQGKSHKAAVILTARKLIRSIFFMLKNNVSYQPIELYQPTRKKLVIQKET
- a CDS encoding transposase, producing the protein MRSNASGVGRTGYSPVSMIKAILIKIIKNLNSTSDLIDELYSNPYLAQTIGFDPIRNYVPAKSTFSMFRKSFDINIIYLLITDLLFKGISSGFISTEFLAVDSFPNHAAQAA